A portion of the Candidatus Tectomicrobia bacterium genome contains these proteins:
- a CDS encoding extracellular solute-binding protein, with product MRSFCLSRRGLLSAALLSALALLAAPAGAAGLEPKLVIVTSFPKDLYSVYARAFEKKHPGTKVEVLNKGTSAAIAYVRETASNPPDIFWASAPDAFEVLKAAGLLQKYEAKAGGIPARVGAYPINDPDGFYKGFAASGYGIMWNTRYLKAKNLPEPREWDDLKKPVYHGHVAISAPSRSGTTHLTIETILQGEGWEKGWRTVLEMAGNFASVTERSFGVPEGVNNGQFGIGIVIDFFGFSSKASGFPVEFAYPKVTTLVPANIGMIKNAKNPRAAGAFIDFLLSPGGQVLLLDPKIQRLPVLPSAYEKAKGLPNPFKDASIGAAVKFDTRVSRSRYLVVNAMFDQVITFRLKELTAAWKAIHDAGARLKDKADAQAIALLGRAKELAGSVPVSAKQAADKEFLSIFRPRKKGQAPPKRQAEIEAEWDAFARRNYAEAQKLARQAVSMMR from the coding sequence ATGCGTTCCTTCTGCCTGAGCCGGCGCGGGCTGCTCTCGGCGGCTCTTCTCTCCGCGCTGGCGCTCCTCGCGGCGCCGGCCGGCGCCGCGGGCCTCGAGCCCAAGCTCGTCATCGTCACCTCGTTCCCCAAGGATCTCTACAGCGTCTACGCCCGGGCCTTCGAGAAGAAGCACCCGGGCACCAAGGTCGAGGTGCTGAACAAGGGGACCTCGGCGGCCATCGCCTACGTGCGGGAGACGGCCTCGAATCCCCCGGACATCTTCTGGGCCTCGGCGCCGGACGCCTTCGAGGTGCTGAAGGCGGCGGGGCTCCTCCAGAAGTACGAGGCGAAGGCGGGCGGCATCCCGGCCCGGGTCGGCGCCTATCCGATCAACGACCCGGACGGCTTCTACAAGGGCTTCGCGGCCTCGGGCTACGGCATCATGTGGAACACCCGCTACCTCAAGGCGAAGAACCTGCCCGAACCCCGCGAGTGGGACGACCTGAAGAAGCCCGTCTACCACGGCCACGTCGCCATCTCCGCCCCCTCGCGCTCGGGCACGACCCACCTCACCATCGAGACCATCCTCCAGGGCGAGGGCTGGGAGAAGGGCTGGCGGACCGTCCTGGAGATGGCGGGCAACTTCGCCTCCGTGACCGAGCGGAGCTTTGGCGTCCCCGAGGGGGTGAACAACGGCCAGTTCGGGATCGGGATCGTCATCGACTTCTTCGGCTTCTCGTCCAAGGCGAGCGGCTTCCCGGTGGAGTTCGCCTACCCCAAGGTGACGACGCTCGTGCCGGCCAACATCGGCATGATCAAGAACGCGAAGAACCCCAGGGCGGCGGGCGCCTTCATCGACTTCCTGCTCTCGCCCGGGGGGCAGGTGCTTCTCCTCGATCCCAAGATCCAGCGGCTGCCCGTCCTCCCCTCGGCCTACGAGAAGGCGAAGGGCCTGCCCAACCCCTTCAAGGACGCCTCGATCGGCGCCGCCGTGAAGTTCGACACCCGCGTCTCCCGGTCGCGCTACCTCGTCGTGAACGCCATGTTCGACCAGGTCATCACCTTCCGCCTGAAGGAGCTGACGGCCGCCTGGAAGGCCATCCACGACGCCGGGGCCAGGCTCAAGGACAAGGCCGACGCCCAGGCCATCGCGCTCCTGGGCCGCGCCAAGGAACTGGCCGGCTCGGTCCCCGTGAGCGCGAAGCAGGCGGCGGACAAGGAGTTCCTGAGCATCTTCCGGCCCCGGAAGAAGGGCCAGGCGCCGCCCAAGCGCCAGGCGGAGATCGAGGCCGAGTGGGACGCCTTCGCCCGGCGGAACTACGCCGAGGCGCAGAAGCTGGCCCGCCAGGCGGTCTCGATGATGAGGTAG
- a CDS encoding exopolyphosphatase: protein MEERLPARPPRRGKEQYRLLTRADLDGLASAVLLKEREMIREIVFVHPQDMQEGKVAVTKRDITVNLPYVKGAHLAVDHHVSEKRRVRSRANYINDPSAPSAARVLYRHLGGPGRFPAYTKPMMAAVDKADSGRLTMKDVLYPRGWTLLHFLLDPRTGLERFRNFRLSIEETLLGLSDLVRAQPIGKAMKDLDITERSGRYFVLEEKFREQLRRCATVADRIVTLDLRREDPIWPGNRFMIYALFPECRVSITLLPGRKRRQTEISAGKSIFDRSAKCNIGQILLGHGGGGHAAAGACQVPEGKADRAAKKIHEAVLAAG from the coding sequence ATGGAAGAGAGACTCCCCGCGCGCCCGCCCCGGCGGGGCAAAGAGCAATACCGCCTCCTCACCCGCGCCGACCTGGACGGGCTGGCGAGCGCCGTGCTCCTCAAGGAGCGGGAGATGATCCGCGAGATCGTCTTCGTCCATCCCCAGGACATGCAGGAGGGGAAGGTCGCCGTCACGAAGCGCGACATCACGGTCAACCTCCCGTATGTGAAGGGGGCCCACCTCGCGGTGGACCACCACGTCAGCGAAAAGCGGCGGGTGCGGTCCCGCGCCAACTACATCAACGACCCCTCGGCTCCCTCCGCCGCGCGCGTGCTCTACCGCCACCTGGGCGGGCCCGGCCGCTTCCCGGCCTACACCAAGCCCATGATGGCCGCCGTGGACAAGGCCGACTCGGGCCGCCTCACGATGAAGGACGTCCTCTACCCCCGGGGCTGGACCCTCCTGCACTTCCTCCTCGACCCGCGCACGGGCCTGGAGCGCTTCCGCAACTTCCGCCTCTCCATCGAGGAGACGCTGCTCGGGCTCTCGGACCTGGTGCGCGCCCAGCCCATCGGCAAGGCGATGAAGGACCTGGACATCACCGAGCGCTCGGGCCGCTACTTCGTCCTGGAGGAGAAGTTCCGGGAGCAGCTCCGCCGGTGCGCCACCGTGGCCGACCGCATCGTGACCCTGGACCTGCGGCGGGAGGACCCCATCTGGCCGGGGAACCGCTTCATGATCTACGCGCTCTTCCCCGAGTGCCGGGTCTCCATCACGCTCCTGCCCGGCCGCAAGCGCCGCCAGACCGAGATCTCGGCGGGGAAATCCATCTTCGACCGGAGCGCCAAGTGCAACATCGGCCAGATACTCCTCGGCCACGGCGGGGGCGGCCACGCCGCGGCGGGGGCGTGCCAGGTGCCGGAGGGCAAGGCCGACCGCGCGGCGAAGAAGATCCACGAGGCCGTCCTCGCGGCGGGATGA
- a CDS encoding M24 family metallopeptidase has protein sequence MHLPYDGPKLDRLMEEAGADLVLAFTRHNIRYLCGGYFYHFHERFQAIAEAQYTARRLEAGMVISIETDIRHPEVGYVKIEDTVAVTPSGCEGLGDLGRDRWAVAAA, from the coding sequence ATGCACCTTCCCTACGACGGCCCCAAGCTGGACCGCCTGATGGAGGAGGCGGGGGCGGACCTCGTCCTGGCCTTCACCCGCCACAACATCCGCTACCTCTGCGGCGGCTACTTCTACCATTTCCACGAGCGCTTCCAGGCCATCGCCGAGGCCCAGTACACCGCGCGCAGGCTCGAGGCCGGGATGGTCATCTCGATCGAAACCGACATCCGCCACCCCGAGGTGGGCTACGTGAAGATCGAGGACACCGTCGCCGTCACCCCCTCGGGCTGCGAGGGCCTGGGCGACCTGGGCCGCGACCGATGGGCCGTCGCCGCGGCGTGA
- a CDS encoding SUMF1/EgtB/PvdO family nonheme iron enzyme, translating to MASESAPQSGRVERRLAAILSADVSGYSRLMGEDDEATLRTLSEYRELQFYLIGHHRGRVVNAPGDALLAEFSSVIDAVTCAVEIQKALAGRNDKLPESRRMEFRIGIHLGDVLVKDGALYGDGVNIAARLEGLADGRGICVSRTVYEQIQKKLDCGLEYLGEYLVKNIAEPIEVYGVRVFPEDSSQRRRRRALTAWHGAVLGALAALLLGGAGFWLVGDFLLSLLPEAGAGRHALLAATGTDSRLALKPLTKELSPGTAFQECADCPQMVVVPPGSFEMGSPPEEKERRPDEGPQRRVTLAKPFAIGRYEVTFAQWDTCVRAGGCSYKPQDRGWGRGNRPVIYVSWNDIQEYLRWLSALTGREYRLPSEAEWEYVARAGSQAPYWWGKELKPDHANCERCGRNPSLRTTPVGSFPPNPFGLFDMHGNVWEWTADCWNGTYAGAPSGGEAWTSGECELRALRGGAWGIAGVDLRAARRIASKVDARSGKQGFRVAMTLP from the coding sequence ATGGCGTCGGAGAGTGCCCCCCAGAGCGGCCGCGTCGAGCGCAGGCTCGCCGCCATCCTCTCGGCCGACGTCTCGGGCTACAGCCGCCTCATGGGCGAGGACGACGAGGCGACGCTCCGCACCCTGAGCGAATACCGGGAGCTCCAGTTCTACCTGATCGGCCACCACCGGGGCCGGGTGGTGAACGCCCCGGGCGACGCCCTCCTGGCCGAGTTCTCCAGCGTGATTGACGCGGTGACCTGCGCCGTGGAAATCCAGAAGGCCCTCGCCGGGCGCAACGATAAGCTGCCCGAGAGCCGCCGGATGGAGTTCCGCATCGGGATTCATCTTGGCGACGTGCTGGTGAAGGATGGGGCCCTCTACGGGGACGGTGTCAACATCGCGGCCCGGCTGGAGGGGCTGGCCGACGGGCGGGGCATTTGCGTCTCCCGGACGGTCTACGAGCAGATCCAGAAGAAGCTCGACTGCGGGCTGGAGTACCTGGGCGAGTACCTGGTCAAGAACATCGCCGAGCCGATCGAGGTGTACGGCGTCCGGGTGTTCCCGGAGGACAGCTCCCAGCGGCGCAGGCGCCGCGCCCTCACGGCGTGGCATGGCGCGGTCCTGGGCGCCCTGGCGGCCCTGCTCCTGGGGGGAGCCGGATTCTGGCTCGTGGGAGATTTCCTGCTTTCCCTCCTGCCGGAGGCCGGGGCCGGCCGGCACGCGCTCCTTGCAGCGACAGGGACCGATTCCCGCCTCGCCCTGAAGCCCCTCACCAAGGAGCTTAGCCCCGGGACGGCGTTCCAGGAATGCGCCGATTGCCCGCAGATGGTGGTGGTCCCGCCGGGGAGCTTCGAGATGGGCTCCCCGCCGGAGGAGAAGGAGCGCCGCCCCGACGAGGGCCCCCAGCGCCGCGTCACCCTCGCCAAGCCGTTCGCCATCGGGCGGTACGAAGTGACCTTCGCGCAGTGGGACACCTGCGTGCGGGCCGGCGGCTGCTCGTACAAACCCCAGGATCGCGGCTGGGGGCGGGGGAACCGGCCCGTCATCTACGTGAGCTGGAATGATATCCAGGAATACCTCCGGTGGCTGAGCGCGCTGACCGGCCGCGAGTACCGCCTCCCCTCCGAGGCGGAGTGGGAGTATGTCGCACGCGCAGGCTCGCAGGCCCCCTACTGGTGGGGGAAGGAACTGAAGCCCGATCACGCGAACTGCGAGCGGTGCGGCAGGAATCCCTCCCTGCGGACCACGCCCGTGGGCTCTTTCCCGCCCAATCCCTTCGGCCTGTTCGACATGCACGGCAACGTCTGGGAATGGACGGCGGACTGCTGGAACGGCACCTACGCCGGCGCTCCCTCCGGCGGCGAGGCTTGGACGAGCGGCGAGTGCGAACTCCGCGCCCTGCGCGGAGGCGCCTGGGGGATTGCGGGGGTAGATCTCCGCGCCGCCCGCCGCATCGCGAGCAAGGTGGACGCCCGCAGCGGCAAGCAGGGCTTCCGGGTGGCGATGACGCTGCCGTGA
- a CDS encoding N-acetylmuramoyl-L-alanine amidase: MRLLDHWLEGEGVVRRATPNAGGALAPRFLVFHYTAGRDAESAAEWLCTPAARASAHAVVARDGRIFQLAPFSVRAWHAGESRWGELTGLNAWSIGIEMDNPGRLARSQDGFRTWFRAPVPAEEALRARHKNEAQESWWHRYTEAQIARAVELARLLAGAYGIEEVLGHDDIAPGRKADPGPAFPLAEVRARALAREKAAP; encoded by the coding sequence ATGCGGCTTCTGGATCACTGGCTGGAGGGGGAGGGCGTCGTCCGGCGGGCCACGCCCAACGCGGGCGGGGCCCTCGCCCCGCGCTTCCTGGTCTTCCACTACACGGCGGGCCGCGACGCCGAGAGCGCGGCGGAGTGGCTCTGCACCCCCGCGGCCCGGGCCTCGGCCCACGCGGTGGTGGCGCGGGACGGGCGGATCTTCCAGCTCGCGCCCTTCAGCGTCCGCGCCTGGCACGCGGGCGAGAGCCGGTGGGGGGAGCTGACGGGGCTGAACGCCTGGTCCATCGGGATCGAGATGGACAACCCGGGGCGCCTCGCGCGCTCGCAGGACGGCTTCCGCACCTGGTTCCGGGCCCCGGTCCCGGCGGAGGAGGCGCTGCGGGCGCGGCACAAGAACGAGGCGCAGGAATCCTGGTGGCACCGCTACACGGAGGCCCAGATCGCCCGCGCCGTGGAGCTGGCCCGCCTCCTCGCCGGGGCCTACGGGATCGAGGAGGTACTGGGGCACGACGACATCGCCCCGGGGCGCAAGGCCGATCCCGGGCCCGCCTTCCCCCTGGCCGAGGTCCGCGCCCGGGCCCTGGCCAGGGAGAAAGCCGCTCCGTAG
- a CDS encoding GNAT family N-acetyltransferase: MLRIEPMTTDADVEAARALLEEYARMRDVFVCFDRAERHHREVAGLRSLYGPPGGAFFLAWAESEPAGCIGLRDLGDGACEMKRLFVRPGFRGRGIGRRLAERLVEEARRAGYARMRLDSLAWMKEAHALYRSMGFRDIPAYHDRGQPGELFMELDLSVPAPRPGAASKA; the protein is encoded by the coding sequence GTGCTCCGCATCGAGCCCATGACGACCGACGCCGACGTGGAGGCCGCCCGGGCGCTCCTGGAGGAGTACGCCCGGATGCGGGACGTCTTCGTCTGCTTCGACCGGGCCGAGCGCCACCACCGCGAGGTGGCCGGGCTCAGGAGCCTCTACGGCCCGCCGGGCGGCGCCTTCTTCCTGGCCTGGGCGGAGAGCGAGCCGGCCGGCTGCATCGGCCTCCGTGACCTGGGGGACGGGGCCTGCGAGATGAAGCGCCTGTTCGTGCGGCCCGGCTTCCGGGGCCGGGGCATCGGCCGCAGGCTGGCCGAGCGGCTCGTCGAGGAGGCCCGGCGCGCGGGGTACGCCCGGATGCGGCTCGACTCCCTCGCCTGGATGAAGGAGGCCCACGCCCTCTACCGCTCCATGGGCTTCCGGGACATCCCCGCCTACCACGACCGGGGCCAGCCCGGGGAGCTCTTCATGGAGCTGGACCTCTCGGTCCCCGCCCCGCGGCCGGGCGCCGCCTCGAAGGCCTAG
- a CDS encoding ChaN family lipoprotein: MKKYFLPFLSILALLVSPGFSAAQGADKHPLEGRVWSPRTGGFLTEEALFERMARARAVYLGEIHDNPIHHRLQARAYRALLDRGRRHALAFEMFSTDVQPALSKLLRDPEADLSKVPEVTGWDRRGWPDWSMYAPLVELAHRAGLPVLAADLPRALAGRVSRKGLGELPPDLARELALGPPDPGKRETMLDVFFESHCRALPREKLGNLFESWRARNRTMALTMARALREGSEGALLITGGGHAERETGVPSDLDALAPGVEQFALAFAEVRDGETRPEAYRARPGAYDALWFTPAHPREDPCVKYKKGLERMKKGH, translated from the coding sequence GTGAAGAAATATTTTCTTCCCTTCCTCTCGATCCTTGCGCTCCTTGTCTCCCCCGGGTTCTCCGCCGCCCAGGGGGCGGACAAGCATCCGCTCGAGGGCCGCGTCTGGTCGCCCCGGACGGGCGGGTTCCTCACGGAGGAGGCGCTTTTCGAGCGGATGGCGCGGGCCCGCGCCGTCTACCTGGGCGAAATCCACGACAACCCCATCCACCACCGGCTCCAGGCCCGGGCCTACCGGGCACTGCTCGATCGGGGGCGCCGGCACGCCCTGGCCTTCGAGATGTTCAGCACCGATGTCCAGCCCGCCCTCTCGAAGCTGCTCCGCGACCCCGAGGCGGACCTCTCGAAGGTGCCCGAGGTGACGGGCTGGGACCGCCGCGGCTGGCCCGACTGGTCCATGTACGCGCCCCTCGTGGAGCTGGCCCACCGGGCGGGGCTGCCCGTCCTGGCGGCGGACCTCCCCCGGGCGCTCGCGGGGAGGGTCTCCCGGAAGGGGCTGGGCGAGCTGCCCCCGGACCTCGCCCGGGAGCTGGCCCTGGGCCCCCCGGACCCCGGGAAGCGGGAGACCATGCTGGACGTGTTCTTCGAGTCCCACTGCCGGGCCCTGCCCCGGGAGAAGCTGGGGAACCTCTTCGAGTCCTGGCGGGCGCGCAACCGGACGATGGCCCTGACCATGGCCCGCGCCCTGAGGGAGGGCTCGGAGGGCGCCCTGCTCATCACCGGGGGCGGGCACGCCGAGCGGGAGACGGGGGTGCCCTCGGATCTGGACGCCCTCGCGCCCGGGGTGGAGCAGTTCGCCCTGGCCTTCGCCGAGGTCCGGGATGGGGAGACCCGCCCCGAGGCCTACCGCGCCCGCCCCGGGGCCTACGACGCCCTCTGGTTCACCCCCGCGCACCCGCGCGAGGACCCCTGCGTCAAGTACAAGAAAGGCCTTGAGCGCATGAAAAAGGGGCATTAG
- a CDS encoding DUF2326 domain-containing protein: protein MIREIISDLGSFKPLRFREGLNIILADKTDKSTDRQSRNGAGKSSIIEIIHFLFGGEAGKGSIFRTQALQDHTFFIDFDLGDEKTTIGRSGQKPADIQILHGSTGKWPYQPRQNKKYSHPIISNVHWRETLGNITFGLDVHQEIGKSPFEPTFRQLFSYFVRRHSSGAFHEPQSQNSKQQSWDIQVALSFLLGLDWTIPRRFQELRIKERTIKELRKGIKEGGFVGFLEAAADIRTRVTLTEARVRRFQTALAEFRVVPEYSALEREANEITARIRSHSDDNTTDRALAAKLEEAFHQEDPPGVAQLGQVYKEAGVILPEKVTKRFEDVIKFHQAIIENRRAHLQSEIDQANRRIAGREREMAERETRRAQIMGILRSGGALEHYTKIQEELARSEGEAQSLRQSLMLAEDLENRQTSVAIERTQLLQRLQEDHHEQEETIRNAIIKFGELSSELYERAGNLVISTSEGGPRFEVKIEGARSRGITNMQIFCFDMMLMALNAERGLGPGFLVHDSHLFDGVDERQVANALQIGSEKAKEHNFQYIVTMNSDALPKEGFRHDFNVRDFVIEPQLTDETETGGLFGIRFG from the coding sequence ATGATTCGAGAAATCATCAGTGACCTTGGCAGCTTTAAGCCACTGCGCTTTCGAGAAGGATTGAATATCATTCTGGCTGATAAGACCGATAAATCGACTGACCGTCAGTCCCGGAACGGCGCCGGAAAATCCAGCATCATTGAGATCATCCATTTTCTTTTCGGCGGTGAAGCAGGGAAGGGGAGTATCTTTCGCACACAGGCTCTTCAGGACCATACTTTCTTTATCGACTTTGACCTAGGAGATGAGAAAACCACAATCGGACGTAGCGGCCAAAAGCCCGCTGACATTCAGATTCTTCATGGGTCTACAGGAAAATGGCCGTACCAGCCACGCCAGAATAAGAAATATTCCCACCCCATAATTTCGAACGTTCATTGGCGAGAGACTCTGGGAAACATCACTTTCGGGCTGGACGTTCACCAGGAAATCGGTAAAAGTCCCTTTGAACCCACCTTTCGGCAGCTTTTCTCTTATTTTGTCCGGCGCCATTCCTCCGGCGCATTCCATGAACCGCAAAGTCAAAATTCCAAACAGCAGTCATGGGATATTCAGGTTGCGCTTAGTTTTCTTCTCGGGCTCGATTGGACCATTCCCCGCCGCTTCCAGGAACTTCGGATAAAGGAACGGACAATCAAGGAACTTCGTAAAGGGATTAAGGAAGGTGGTTTTGTTGGTTTCTTGGAAGCGGCTGCCGACATTCGGACGCGCGTTACCCTGACCGAAGCAAGAGTTCGCAGGTTTCAAACAGCATTGGCTGAATTTAGGGTCGTCCCTGAATATAGTGCACTTGAAAGAGAAGCCAATGAGATAACCGCGAGAATTCGAAGCCACTCCGACGATAACACCACTGACCGGGCGCTTGCCGCGAAACTGGAAGAGGCTTTTCACCAGGAAGACCCGCCTGGCGTGGCGCAGTTGGGGCAAGTCTACAAAGAAGCCGGCGTTATCCTGCCGGAAAAAGTTACCAAACGTTTTGAGGATGTAATTAAATTTCATCAGGCCATTATCGAGAATCGTCGTGCCCATCTTCAATCTGAAATCGACCAAGCGAACAGACGTATTGCAGGCCGGGAGCGAGAGATGGCGGAACGTGAAACCCGTCGCGCACAGATTATGGGTATACTTAGGAGCGGTGGAGCCCTGGAGCATTACACAAAAATTCAAGAAGAGTTAGCCCGCAGCGAGGGGGAAGCCCAAAGCCTTCGCCAAAGTTTAATGCTTGCGGAGGACCTGGAGAACCGACAGACCAGCGTTGCCATTGAACGGACTCAGCTCTTGCAGAGGCTTCAGGAAGACCATCATGAACAGGAAGAGACGATTAGAAACGCCATTATAAAGTTTGGCGAACTCTCTTCTGAACTTTACGAGAGGGCAGGAAACCTTGTTATCTCCACGAGCGAAGGCGGACCAAGATTTGAGGTGAAAATTGAAGGAGCAAGGAGTCGCGGGATTACGAACATGCAAATATTCTGTTTTGACATGATGCTTATGGCGCTCAATGCCGAACGCGGCCTTGGCCCCGGATTTCTCGTTCACGATAGCCACTTGTTCGATGGCGTTGACGAGCGACAGGTGGCCAATGCGCTTCAGATTGGAAGTGAAAAAGCGAAGGAACACAATTTTCAATACATAGTGACAATGAATTCCGATGCCCTTCCAAAGGAAGGTTTCCGCCACGATTTTAATGTGCGTGACTTCGTTATTGAGCCGCAGCTTACAGATGAAACCGAAACAGGCGGTCTCTTTGGGATCCGCTTTGGTTAA
- a CDS encoding B12-binding domain-containing radical SAM protein, which produces MNVVFISPPETHSIESSLPAQINQGGGVYPRLGLLYVAAYYERETGEKTDFIDAPALGMDYERLEEEIRRRPIDLAAVSVLTFNLIDSCKAAALVKKHHPKARVVFGGHHANYYPGESVRLKEVDYVISGDGEKSFLMLAQAIDRGERPEELAAIPGLSWHDGEKPRVAFLRGDSGDLNLLPFPARHLINLRNYNNLIGASDVTATIQSSRGCPFACTFCDIRRTKFRYREPSNVVDEVEALTAQGIEDFFFVDDTITIRKQRVHEICQEMIRRGLKVQFKISSRVDCINEALLKDLRRAGCYRIHYGVESASQRSLDYMEKGITPDLVRKVFRQTKEAGIGAYAYMMIGIPGETREEMEATFDFAVELDPDYCQFSICTPYPKTELYERMLRTGIIPHDYWQEFAENPQEGFRVKFWNPDFEEAELREIQQYGHRKFYGRPRFVLRELGRVRSLVDFRRKAAMGLKLLLRRGARRPEAPTLTT; this is translated from the coding sequence GTGAACGTGGTCTTCATCTCGCCCCCCGAGACCCATTCCATCGAGAGCTCGCTCCCCGCCCAGATCAACCAGGGGGGAGGGGTCTACCCCCGCCTGGGCCTCCTCTACGTGGCGGCCTACTACGAGCGGGAGACGGGGGAGAAGACGGATTTCATCGACGCCCCGGCCCTGGGCATGGACTACGAGCGGCTGGAGGAGGAGATCCGCAGGCGGCCCATCGACCTCGCGGCCGTGAGCGTCCTCACCTTCAACCTCATCGACTCCTGCAAGGCGGCGGCCCTGGTGAAGAAGCACCACCCCAAGGCGCGGGTGGTCTTCGGGGGGCACCACGCGAACTACTACCCGGGCGAGTCGGTGCGCTTGAAGGAGGTGGACTACGTCATCAGCGGGGACGGGGAGAAGTCCTTCCTCATGCTGGCCCAGGCCATCGACCGGGGGGAGCGCCCCGAGGAGCTGGCGGCCATCCCGGGCCTGAGCTGGCACGACGGGGAGAAGCCCAGGGTGGCCTTCCTGCGCGGGGACTCGGGGGACCTGAACCTCCTCCCCTTCCCGGCCCGGCACCTCATCAACCTGCGCAACTACAACAACCTCATCGGGGCGAGCGACGTGACGGCCACCATCCAGTCCTCCCGGGGCTGCCCCTTCGCCTGCACCTTCTGCGACATCCGCCGCACGAAGTTCCGCTACCGCGAGCCTTCCAACGTGGTGGACGAGGTGGAGGCCCTGACGGCGCAGGGCATCGAGGACTTCTTCTTCGTGGACGACACCATCACCATCCGCAAGCAGCGCGTCCACGAGATATGCCAGGAGATGATCCGCCGGGGTCTCAAGGTCCAGTTCAAGATCAGCTCCCGCGTGGACTGCATCAACGAGGCCCTCCTCAAGGACCTGCGCCGGGCGGGCTGCTACCGCATCCACTACGGGGTCGAGAGCGCCAGCCAGCGGAGCCTCGACTACATGGAGAAGGGCATCACCCCGGACCTGGTGCGCAAGGTCTTCCGCCAGACCAAGGAGGCCGGCATCGGGGCCTACGCCTACATGATGATCGGCATCCCGGGGGAGACGCGGGAGGAGATGGAGGCCACCTTCGACTTCGCCGTGGAGCTGGACCCGGACTACTGCCAGTTCTCCATCTGCACCCCCTACCCCAAGACCGAGCTCTACGAGCGGATGCTCAGGACGGGCATCATCCCCCACGACTACTGGCAGGAGTTCGCCGAGAACCCCCAGGAGGGCTTCCGGGTGAAGTTCTGGAACCCCGACTTCGAGGAGGCGGAGCTCCGCGAAATCCAGCAGTACGGCCACCGCAAGTTCTACGGCCGCCCCCGGTTCGTCCTCCGGGAGCTGGGCCGGGTGCGCTCCCTCGTGGATTTCCGCCGCAAGGCGGCCATGGGTCTCAAGTTGCTCCTCCGGCGGGGCGCCCGGCGCCCCGAGGCGCCCACCCTGACCACCTAG